In Isoptericola variabilis 225, the genomic window TCCCACCTCCGCTCGTGCACGACACCCGCCGGCCGCGCGCGTCGTCGTGGGCAACAATGCCCGACTCATGGGTCGAACAGGTATCGAAGCATGCCTGCGCGGTGCGGTGGGCGCGCGGTTTCCCCGGGCGAGAGGTTCCATGGATGAAGCACGCCCCGGCGCAGGCCGGGGTGCTCGAGCCGAGGGAGGCACCGATGAGCCAGCCGGTCGTTCGTGACGACCCGGAGGCCCCCGAGCACGGCCTGCGGCGCGTCATGGGGCCCAAGCTCCTGCTGCTGTTCATCGTCGGCGACATCCTGGGGACGGGCGTGTACGCGCTCACGGGCCAGGTCGCCGGGGAGGTCGGAGGGGCGGCGTGGGCGCCGTTCCTCGTGGCGTTCGCGGTCGCGACGCTCACGGCGTTCTCCTACCTGGAGCTCGTCACCAAGTACCCGCACGCCGCCGGCGCCGCGCTGTACACGCACAAGGCGTTCGGCATCCACTTCCTCACGTTCGTCGTGGCGTTCATGGTCATGAGCTCGGGCATCACGTCGGCGTCGACGGCGTCCAACGCGTTCGCCGGGTTCCTGTCGGACGGCTTCGGGCTGGGGCTCGACGCCGGCAGCGGCGGCCGCCTGGCCCTCGCGCTCGCGTTCATGGCCCTGGTCGCGGTGGTGAACTTCCGCGGCGTCGGCGAGAGCGTCAAGGCCAACGTGGTGCTGACGCTCGTCGAGCTGTCGGGCCTGCTGCTCGTGATCTTCGTGGGGCTGTGGGGCATGTCCCAGGGGCGCGCCGACTTCTCGCGCGTCGTCGTCTTCGAGAGTCCCGACGAGAAGAGCGCGTTCCTCGCCGTGACGGCCGCGACGACGCTCGCGTTCTTCGCGATGGTCGGCTTCGAGGACTCGGTCAACATGGCCGAGGAGTGCCAGCACCCCGTGCGCGACTTCCCGCGCATGATGATCGCCGGCCTGTCGGTCACGGGGCTCATCTACGTGCTCGTCGCGATCACGGCCGTGGCGCTGGTGCCGGTCGGCAACCTCGTCGACGAGTCGCGCGGGTCGGCGCTCACGCAGGTCGTCGCGGCCGGCGCGCCGGGGGTGCCGTTCGACACGCTGTTCCCGTTCATCGGCATGTTCGCGGTCGCGAACTCGGCGCTCATCAACATGCTCATGGCCTCGCGCCTCCTGTACGGGATGGCGAACCAGGGCGTGCTGCCGCGCGCGTTCGGCCGCGTGCACCCCACGCGCCGCACGCCGTGGGTGTCGATCCTCGTCACGACGGCGATCTCGTTCGGGCTCATCGTCTACGTGGTCCAGGCGCAGGCGACCGAGCAGGGCGCCAGCGCCGTCGCGCTGCTCGGCGGCACGACGTCGCTGCTCCTGCTGGTCGTGTTCGCGATCGTCAACGTCGCCCTGCTCGTGCTGCGCCGCCAGCACGTCGAGCACGCGCACTTCCGCACGTGGACGCCGCTCGCCGTCCTGGGCGCCGTGACGTGCGCGTACCTCGCGGGGCCGTGGGCGCGCAGCGAGGCGCAGCAGGGCCAGTACCGCATCGCGGGCGCGCTGCTGCTCGTCGGCATCGTGCTCTCGGGCGTCACGTACCTGTACAACCGGGCGGTGCGGCACCGCACGATCGGCTTCGAGGACGTCGAGGCGCTCGACGAGCACCGGCCCGAGGGCCCGGTGCCCAAGCGCTGAGCGGGCTACCGGACGTCGGCGGTCGCGTCGTCGAGCCATCCCCGCGCGCCGGCGAGGACGCCGAGCGAGAACCGGTCCTTGAGGCCGAGCCGCTCGGTGAGCGAGGAGACGATGCGGCGCACGGTCTTGGTCGAGACGCCGAGCTCGCGGGCGATCGCCTCGTCCTTGAGCCCGGCGTGCATGAGCGTGAGGATCTCGCGCTCGTGCGGCGTCGGCCCGTCGTCGGGCGCGACGACGACGGGCGCGGGCAGCGGGAGCGCGGCCTCCCACAGGGTGTCGAAGAGCATGCCGAGGCACGCGATGACCTCGCGCGTGCTGAGCACGACGGCGGCCGGCCCGGCGAGCTCGCGGTCGTGGAAGGCGACGAGGCCCACGGTCCGGTCGAACAGCACGTACTGCGTCGGCAGCGGCCGGGCCGTGGTGCGGATCTGGCCACCGTGCTCGGCCAGCCAGGTGCCGTGGTTCGCGAGCGCGTCCGACCGGCGGGCCGGCGCCCGGTACAGGGAGCGGAGCACGACGCCGCGGCGCACCAGCCGCTCCTCGGACTCGCGCGCCTGCTCGATCATGCGTGCCTTGGGGACGGCGGTCATGACGCCCTCGAGCGAGGTCGTCGTGCGCGCGCTCAGCTCGGCGATGCGGGTCGAGATCTCGTCGGCGCCGACGAGCCGCTCGAACTCGAGCGCGTTCCGGCTCTGCGTGACCGCGTGGTACAGCGTCCGCACGCGCGCCGCCAGGTCGCGGGCCTCGCGCAGCGCCGTCGCCGACGCGTCGAGCGCGTCGAGGCGGGAGGAGACCAGGTCGTCGAGCACGCCGTCGGGCACCTCGGCGCGGAAGCGTCCCGACCCGTCGTCGTGCACGCGAGCGAGGCCCGCCGCCACGAGGCGGGCCAGCGCATCGGTCGCCGCCTGCTCGTCGATGCCGACGTGCTCCGCGAGCGCCGCCGCGCCGGTGGGCTGGAGCCGCACCAGGCCGTCGTAGACGGCGAGCGTCGCGTCGTCGACACCGAGCGATCGGTCGGGCCGCACTCCGTCGACCACGGCCACATGTTCCCATGTCCACTTGTGGACAGCATGTGGGCGGCGCATCGGGGCGTGTGCCGGGTCACACTGGACGGGCAGGGGGCACCAGCACGACGAGACCGAAGAAGGTGAGAACCATGAGGAAGGTTCGGATGGTCGCCGCGGTCGCCATGGCACTCGCCCTCGCGGTTCCCGCGGTGAGCGGTGCCGCTGCCGCGGAAGCGACGACGCAGTGCGTCGCGTGCTGGCCGACCGCTGACTGAGCCGCCCCTGAGTCACCGGTGTCATGGGGAGCACCGGCAGACAGGGCGGCGGAGAGCGACCCGAACGGGTCGCACCAGGGTCACGGGGGCACCCTGGAGCGGTCGGACTGCGATGACGGCCCGCCGGCGTCTCAACGCCGGCGGGCCGTCGCCATGGCCCGCTCGAACGCCGCGAGCACGGGCGCGCTGAAGAGCACGAACCGCACCTCGTCGAGCTCGCCCGGGTGCGCCTCGTCCCACGCCGCGACGGCCTTGACCGCGACGGACGCGACGTCGTCGGGCGCCCAGCCGTAGACGCCGGCGCTCACCGCGGGCACCGCCACCGTGCGCGCGCCGACCTCGGCCGCGACGTCGAGCGCGCGCGTGAAGCACGACGAGAGCAGCGCCGGGTCCGTCTCGCCCGCGTGGCGGTTGGGCCCCACGGTGTGGACGACCCAGCGCGCGGGCAGGTCGAAGCCCGGCGTCGCGACGGCGTCGCCCACGGGCAGGCCGTCGGGCAGCTCGGTACGGCGCAGCTCGCGGCACGCCTCGAGCAGGCGCGGGCCCGCGGCGGCGTGGATCGCGCCGTCGACCCCTCCGCCGCCGAGCAGCGACGAGTTCGCGGCGTTGACGATCGCGTCGACGCGGGCGGTCGTGATGTCGCCCTGCTCGGCCGTGATCCGCATGGTGCGATCGTCGGCCCGCCCGACGGCGCGCGCAAGCGTCAGGCGGGAAGGCGTGCGGGGACGCGCTCGGGTGCGCGCCGGGGGAGCGGGACGTCGGGCCGCGTGAGGAACAGCCCGTATGTCGAGGTCGTCGTGAGCGCGAACGCGAAGAGCACGACGTTGAGGTGGTCGAGCCCGCCGACGATCCCGGCGTGCAGCGCGACGCCCGCGAGGACGGCGAGCACCCGGAGCCGGGGCACCCACAGCGCGACGGCGAGGAAGAGCTCGACCGCGACGGTCGCGAGCGCCATCGCCTGGAAGACCCAGGGCGGCCCGGGCAGCCACGTCCAGCCGTCGAGCGGCTCGCCCGAGAGGAACACGGGGTTGATCTTCGCCACCGCGGTGAAGAGGTAGACGACGCTGACCTGCGTGAGCATGAGCAGCTGCGGCCACCACGGGACGGTCGGGTCCTCGCGGGGCCGCAGGCGCGCGGACAGCGACCATCGCGTGCCCGAGCGCGCGAACGCCAGGTACAGCAGGAGCAGCGTGCACAGCACGAGGTGGCTCGAGTACGTCTGCTGGTCCCACAGGAGCGCCCACGCCCCGAGCGCCGACCCCAGCCCGGCGGCCCACCCGGCGAGCACGCCGGCGAGGAGCAGGAGCGCGGCGACGAGCCCGAGCGCGAGGTAGACGAGGACGGCGTCGGTGGTCGGCGCGGGAAGCCAGTCGAGCACCGGGTACCGCATCCGCCCGTCGGCGATGCGCGACAGGTAGGCGCTCGACTCGACGACGGTGACGGCGAGCGCCACCGCGAGCATCATGCGGGCGCCGGCGACGGGGCGGCCGTCGACGCGCCACTGCGTCAGGGGCACGGGATCACCTGCTCCGCTCGGCGGCCCTGGACGATCGCCACGGCGGCGGCACCGTCGACCTCGGCGCACAGGTGGTCGACGACGTGCGTGGTCCAGTCGAGCTCCGCGCGGGGGTACTGGGCGAACAGCTCGCCCTGGTCGAACTCGACCTCCTGCCGGCGGCGTCGAGCACGGTCAGCGTGCCGGAGTAGCCGGAGTACATCTGGAACCCGAAGCGCGCGGGCGGCTCCTGCAGCGCCGCGACGGCCGGGACCGCGACCTGGACGGCGATCACCGCGGCGACGGCCCTTGTGCCCCATCGCCGGCCATGGTGCTCCGCCGTCTCCACACGATCGATGATCGAGGCGAGGGTGCGGTGTGGCCAGACCCGGAGCGGGTGAGATCTCTCGGCGAGGCGTAGGCGAGGAGAGGGGGCCGCCGGCCTCAGGCCAGCGCGACCCACGCGACGCCGGCTGCGGCGCCGACGATCATGGCGGGTCCGAACGGCAGGTCGGCCCGCAGCGACGTGCGGCGCAGCGCGAGCAGCACGAGCGCCGCGAGCGCGAACACGAGGAACGCGGCAAGCGTGCCGTAGACGACCGCCTGCCAGCCGAACCAGCCGAGCACGAGCCCGAGCACCCCCGAGAGCTTGACGTCGCCGAGCCCCATGCTGGTGGGGGATATGAGCGCGAGCACGAAGTAGAGCGCGAGCAGCGCGACGCCGGCGAGCACCGCGCGCAGCAGCCGTCCCCACTCGGCGTCGACCGCCGCGGCGAGGACGAAAGCGACGAGCACCGCCGCGGTCGCCGGGAGGACGATCCGGTCCGGCAGGCGGTACGTCGCCAGGTCGACGGGCACGAGCAGCCCGGACGCGACGGCGAGCGCGGCGAACGCGAGGAGCTCGGCC contains:
- a CDS encoding APC family permease, which encodes MSQPVVRDDPEAPEHGLRRVMGPKLLLLFIVGDILGTGVYALTGQVAGEVGGAAWAPFLVAFAVATLTAFSYLELVTKYPHAAGAALYTHKAFGIHFLTFVVAFMVMSSGITSASTASNAFAGFLSDGFGLGLDAGSGGRLALALAFMALVAVVNFRGVGESVKANVVLTLVELSGLLLVIFVGLWGMSQGRADFSRVVVFESPDEKSAFLAVTAATTLAFFAMVGFEDSVNMAEECQHPVRDFPRMMIAGLSVTGLIYVLVAITAVALVPVGNLVDESRGSALTQVVAAGAPGVPFDTLFPFIGMFAVANSALINMLMASRLLYGMANQGVLPRAFGRVHPTRRTPWVSILVTTAISFGLIVYVVQAQATEQGASAVALLGGTTSLLLLVVFAIVNVALLVLRRQHVEHAHFRTWTPLAVLGAVTCAYLAGPWARSEAQQGQYRIAGALLLVGIVLSGVTYLYNRAVRHRTIGFEDVEALDEHRPEGPVPKR
- a CDS encoding helix-turn-helix transcriptional regulator → MVDGVRPDRSLGVDDATLAVYDGLVRLQPTGAAALAEHVGIDEQAATDALARLVAAGLARVHDDGSGRFRAEVPDGVLDDLVSSRLDALDASATALREARDLAARVRTLYHAVTQSRNALEFERLVGADEISTRIAELSARTTTSLEGVMTAVPKARMIEQARESEERLVRRGVVLRSLYRAPARRSDALANHGTWLAEHGGQIRTTARPLPTQYVLFDRTVGLVAFHDRELAGPAAVVLSTREVIACLGMLFDTLWEAALPLPAPVVVAPDDGPTPHEREILTLMHAGLKDEAIARELGVSTKTVRRIVSSLTERLGLKDRFSLGVLAGARGWLDDATADVR
- a CDS encoding O-acetyl-ADP-ribose deacetylase, producing MRITAEQGDITTARVDAIVNAANSSLLGGGGVDGAIHAAAGPRLLEACRELRRTELPDGLPVGDAVATPGFDLPARWVVHTVGPNRHAGETDPALLSSCFTRALDVAAEVGARTVAVPAVSAGVYGWAPDDVASVAVKAVAAWDEAHPGELDEVRFVLFSAPVLAAFERAMATARRR
- a CDS encoding HTTM domain-containing protein, whose protein sequence is MPLTQWRVDGRPVAGARMMLAVALAVTVVESSAYLSRIADGRMRYPVLDWLPAPTTDAVLVYLALGLVAALLLLAGVLAGWAAGLGSALGAWALLWDQQTYSSHLVLCTLLLLYLAFARSGTRWSLSARLRPREDPTVPWWPQLLMLTQVSVVYLFTAVAKINPVFLSGEPLDGWTWLPGPPWVFQAMALATVAVELFLAVALWVPRLRVLAVLAGVALHAGIVGGLDHLNVVLFAFALTTTSTYGLFLTRPDVPLPRRAPERVPARLPA
- a CDS encoding A24 family peptidase, whose amino-acid sequence is MPPGVVVGVAAACAVVAWLLTPWARRLVHSESRWLRPWVPAAVAALLGAGAAAVAQSWAELLAFAALAVASGLLVPVDLATYRLPDRIVLPATAAVLVAFVLAAAVDAEWGRLLRAVLAGVALLALYFVLALISPTSMGLGDVKLSGVLGLVLGWFGWQAVVYGTLAAFLVFALAALVLLALRRTSLRADLPFGPAMIVGAAAGVAWVALA